ATACAGGATGTAAAGCGGCCATCAAAGGAGCGAAGGGAGTTCTGCAAACTTTATATTAAACATCCCTCTGAAGAAAATTACATCgtctggctgataacagggaacaataggGTGCACATGAATGCATAGCTCATATGTTGCATGCAAGGATTGGGGATCGTCAAGGAAACCATGAACCAAACACACAGTATGAAATAAAGGAAACGcatgctgccacctagtggaagtCGGAAGAACTGCAGTTTGCCATGAAGCAAAAGGTGGATGTCACATTTGCTGCGAATCTGACCCTTTGTAACGGCAGCCTGACGTGACAGCCATGCTGCGAGTGTGAAGATCCACAGCAAGCCTTAAATTGTCATGTGGATGCCCGATACGTGCGAGATTCAAAGCTGGGATCAGTAGTTCTACCCATTCTAGCTGTAAAGCAGAACGCTGCTATAAGTACAGGATCTCGTTCTCGGGTCTTATTCACacgtcagcaatttttttcacgtcTTTTTGTGCTATATTATTTTGTTGTATTAGTGTGTGTCATCTGCTTTTTCTAcacgaaaaaagaaagaaaaaaaaatgatggcggTTTCTCAACATTTTCTTAGCAAGCGGTAAGTGAGACTCGGATCTCATGTGGATGGGCGAGTTTGGTCAACACAGTGGACCAAAATAGGACGTCTGTTTTTTTCCCCTCCAGACTAAAGATCCACGGAAAAATCACCATGTGAAAAGACCCACTTATGTGGACACCTTTGGTTTGCATACTTTgcaaaaatttgggctaaaaatatATAAACATTTTGCGTGTCTGACTTTTACAGGCTCTATGTTTCCCTGCAcagtgctggctgcagaatgagctgaCAGAGTCGATCAGTGAGCTTATTATGATGatcttttattttatcttttcctaatttcctcctagaTGAATTATGACCACAGACTGCACCAAAGTTGAAAGTCTGGGTAAACAAAGAACAGGTAAAAGTCaaaaggtgcaacatttttaatgaatttTTTAATGAAATCGAATTGCAAAAATCTGATCTCTCACTACAGAGTTATGTATAGAAAAGTGATTTCTCAGCTCGTGGTGTTCACTACGTCACATTTAGTGCCTGCGGGGTGAACATCTTAAGCTTCTTGTTTGTCTGGATTCTACTGCTTAAAGGTAATATTTTTAAAGGTCTCATGTACCAAACCCCAAAGTACATGGACATAGCGTGACCCGTACTGGGTCGCCAGGAAGGTCTGTGATTTAGGAGTCTAAGGAAGAACGCTGGGTGAGGATGGCCCATTTGCGTTCCGCAACAGAGGGGCTAGGAGGAAAGGAAGCACTACTCACGTGTTAAAGGGGGTTTCCCAGTATTACAGATTATTTTCTATGCATAGGACAGTGGGAGAGGGGGCTCTGCAGATCGCTGCATTCCAGAGTTTTTTGTCAGTAACAGCCTGAATGAAGAGGAGATTCTGCATGTGCATCAGAGCCCAGTTCTTAGGATCACTGGGGTTCTGGATCCCGGCAGTCAAACCCCCAGTGATCAGTAGCTTGTCTCTTATCCTATACATAGGGGATAACTTTTAGTCTTCAAATTGCCCTTCACCTTTGTTTATTTGGTTCCAGCAATGTCAGTCTACACAAGGGACTGCTGCAACCAATCATTGACCTCAGTACTGTGACTGTGGCGGTCGATGATTGAACAAAATTACCCCTTGACCACACAGGTGATAACTTGTATATAGGTTATATAGGTTAAGTCCCAGTGGATTGAGAATAGGGCTCAGAAATGCCCATCAGAAAGGAGCGGTGGCCTCACATGTTCCCCACCACAGAGACAATTGTTTATGGGAAGGCcagactacactgtgtgcagaattattaggcaagttgtattttggaggattatttttattattgatcaacaactatgttctcaatcaacccaaaagactcaaatatcaaagcttaatatttttggaagttggagtgagtttttttttttagatttggccatcTTAGGATGATATCTGTTtgagcaggtaactattactgtgcagaattattaggcaacttaataaaaaccaaatatattcccatctcacttgtttattttcaccaggtaaactgatataactgcacaaaatttagaaataaacatttctgacatgcaaaaactaaacaaaaaaaaaattagtgaccaatatagcccccctttctttatgatgacactcagcagcctccatccatagattctgtcagttgcttgatctgtttacgaccaacattacgACCAACAttacgtgcagcagccaccacagcctccagacactgttccgagaggtggactcttttccctctctgtagatctcacattttatgagggaccacaggttcacctgatctgaaccccatagagaacaagggggccatgtcattatttttccttctttgagacctttactggccagccacgctgtggagtagttggaggcatgtgatggagcattgtcctgcatgaaaatcatgttttttttgaaCGAtaacgacttcttcctgtaccactgcttgaagaagttgtcttccagaaactggcagtaggtctgggagttgagcttcattccatcctcaacccgaaaaggtcccacaagtccatctttgatgataccagcccataccagtcccccaccttgctggcatctgagtcggagtggagctctctgccctttactgatccatccatctggcccatccatctggcccatcaagagtcactctcatttcatcagtccataaaacctttgaagagtcagtcttaagatatttcttggcccagtcttgacgttttatcttatgtttcttgttcaaaggtggtcgtttttcagccttccctaccttggccatgtccctgagtatcgcacaccttgtgctttttgatactccagtaacgttgcagctctgaaatatggcaaaactggtggcaaatggcatcttggcagcttcacgcttggttttcctcaattcatgggcagttattttgcgccttttttgcccaacacgcgtcttgcgaccctgttggctatttgccatgaaacgcttgattgttcggtgatcacgcttcaaaagtttggcaatttcatgactgctgcatccctctgtaagacatcTCACGATTTTGGACTTTTcaaagcccatcaaatctctcttctgacccattttgccaaaggaaaggaagttgcctaataattaagcacaccttatatagggttctgatgtcattagacaacacccctcctcattacagagatgcacatcacctgatttacttaattggtagttggctctcaagcctgaacagcttggagtaggacaacatgtataaaaaggatcatgtgatcaaaatacaacttgcctaataattctgcacagtgtacaGCGGTCAGCTTTCTCAGTCTCCAGCTGTCTCACGAAGACTGAATGGGggctgaaggactatggtagatcttAAGCCtccatcactccagctctattccctgtccTCCTCCTGCATGACTAACAGCTCCTGTGTCTGAAGTCGCACAGCGCAGGCTGTCAATCAACCATGAGTAGAGGGCGCTGAGCGGGGAATACaactggagtgacaaaggcttcagatctaccatagctcttgagACCTGTTACTAGAATCAATGATCGGTGGTTATCTATAAAGGACGGGGTCTTCTCTCCCTATTGTTTGTACGGTGAATCCCCCTGCCAGGTATCACCTCATTATGTATTAGAATCTCCCTCTAAAAGAAGAACTTACCCAGGAAAACAAAATCATCGGGATCTTTATCCGACACTGGATTTTTCTTTGTTTCTTGGTTTTTCCGGAAAAAGCTGAACATAGTTGAAGCTTTGCCACTGGCtcttgaaaaacaaaaaaagaaaaacatgaatGACTTGGATATATCAGGAAATAACAAGCAGAGTCATGCCCAGAAATTATGTAATAGAATGTGAATCTAATTTTTTATGTATCTGAaaggtgtgagtgtgagtgtgtgtgtgtgtgtgtgtgtgtgtgtgtgtgtgtccggagaAAACATCCAACTCAAAGAAATATACCAAACAAACCCAAAGTCTGCAGGGAATAAAAGCGGTCATGGCAAATTATGAGATGTGTTCCGGCTCCGTGCAGTGCCCTAGGGGGGGTCACATCAAAAATCACATTAGGGAGCTCTGATTAATAGAGGGATAAGTGACCAATTTAGGAGACCCTGATCCTCTTTACTGTGTGACTGTGGCAAGTAGAAGCTGGAATGGAGCGGTGATCAAATATGGGCGCAGCTCTAATCACGGTCTATGGCTACGTACGCAGCGACACCGAAAAGGTTGTCATTGATTTGAATACAAACCTGGCAGAAAGGGAAATCCATGGCTGCCATGACATCGCTTCAGGAACCTGCAGCCATGTTGAGGGGGGCGATGGGTATCAGAAGGGACACCTTCCTCCATTTTCAACCTCACAATTGCCTGCAGCATTACACTGCTGCCAGCTGCACGGCACAGCTACTGATATAGCTTCATGAATACAAGGTGCACAATGGCCGACACTTGCCCAGGTGATGGGGCCGGCCCTGCCCGAAGGTACTGAAGCTGAGGCATCATCACACATGCCGGCCCTCCACTGctgaccttggggggggggggcatccagAAATGAGGATGGGGGAAGCACTCAGGACCCCTGATCTAGATACTAGTGGGGGTCCCAGCGATCGGACCTACACCCAGGAGAGATGAGAAATCTCcattactggacaacccctttacttagaatttgctttttttctttttttttacttttgggagCCAGTTAGGTCTTGACAAGAAGACAAAGTCATCCCTAATCAGGCACCAGGGCAGATGTTATAGCAGCCTCCTGGGACCTTTGTCCTCTCCTATGGGGGACCGAGATGAGGAAAAACAATGATGTTGTCATGGAAACCATTTTAGAGGGCAACTTCACAGGCAGCGTGGCGCCTCCTCTGTAACCGCGAGACATTAGCCCCCCATAAAAAAGGCCTATTCCTATAATTTGACCCCAACTTTTCGCATTAAATACACATTTTTGGCGAAACGAGTCGGTCATGTGACTATCGGACTCCAATCACAGAGGGAAATGAAAGAGGATATTGCTCCGCTCTTCTATATCTGTTGACAGCTAGAAAAGTTGCGAAACatggggagaattaggaagaaagacaATGAGAGGAAACAAGTCCCATATGGGGGATGGTGAAAACATATCGCCCACCCAAGTGACGACTACAACCGCCGTGACAGAACAATGACAGCCCAATGGCTGCCGCCCCCGGCACCACTCACCTGCAGCTGCAGCTGCACCTCTGTCCTCCCAAACCGCTAACCACGTCTCCTCCAGCCGTCACTAAGGTGACTAACCAGTCTGACGTCACGAGCCCTAATTTTCAAACAGCGCATGCGCTTTGGTCCGTCGTTAAAATTCTTCCCCGAACCCTTCACAAAGGTTCCATCACACTCATGATTCCTACGGTAAAAAAATAATGCAATATCATTATTATTTTAATAACAGTGAATCAAATTAGCTATTTAACCATCGGCCACTCCGCGATTGTCAGAATTGTCATAAATCTATGTAAACTGTAATAGATTTTGCCAGTTTCTAATATGGCGGAACTTGCGTTCCAGGCACGTCATAACCGTCTCTTCTTGATTGGCTGAGCAAACCGAAAGTTTGGTACTGATTGGTTGGAGACGGTGTCAAAGTGCGCGGTGGATTGCGTTCTTAATTGGTCGGCGGGTAGCACGTGGTGTCCTCAGTAGTTTCCCGCCTGTAGAAGAAGAGCCCGGAGTGAGAACATGGGGGATGTGAGCGACGCGCCGCGGGTGCGGATCAACACCAGCATGCTGGCCCAGTACATAGGGAAGCCGGTGTGCTTCGTGGGCCGGGTGGAGAAGGTAACGGCGCCGAGTAGCCTCATTACCGCTCCCCCTAGGACTACAAGGCCCAGCATGGCCTGATGCTCCTGCAGCAGCTCTGGGAATGTAGGACTCCAGTGTGGCCTGAGACCCCCTTGTGCCAGTGTTGGCTCTTTTGCCCTTTTGTCCTCTTTCCTCCAATCCCCTGTTATTATATCCAGGATTCCTGCTGACGGCGTTTTCCTCTTCCAGGTTCACCCCACGGGGACATCATTCACCCTGTGTGACGGAGCCGGAAAGAACGCCACAGTGGAGCTAGCGGAACCGGTCAGTGGCTGCCAGAGAGGACCATGGAAAGGGCGTAGGAAGGGCcacttgttgtttttttaaattatattttacCATTTCACAAtctgtaatcttgcaattttcactcttaAGCCTAATGCTAGATCCTCACTGCGTCCTGTACAACGACTGATCACACCTGTACATAACACAGCATTCACAACGTGataccacagctcacctcctcctcctcctgtatgactgataacacctctatatacagtagataacacaggatccagcattcacaataggtgatgtcacagctcacctcctcctcctgtatgactgataacacctctatatacagtagataacacaggatccaccattcacaataggtgatatcacagctcacctcctcctcctgtacaatgactgataacacctctatatacagtagataacacaggatccaccattcacaataggtgatgtcacagctcacctcctgtacaatgactgataacacctctatatacagtagataacacaggatccaccattcacaataggtgatatcacagctcacctcctcctcctcctgtatgactgataacacctctatatacagtagataacacatgacccaccattcacaataggtgatgtcacagctcacctcctcctcctgtataataactaataacacctctatatacagtagatagcacaggatccaccattcacaggtgatatcacagctcacctcctcctcctcctgtatgactgataacacctctatatacagtagataacacaggacccaccattcacaataggtgatgtcacagctcacctcctcctgtacaatgactgataacacctctatatacagtagataacacaggacccaccattcacaataggtgatgtcacagctcacctcctcctcctgtacaatgactgataacacctctatttacagAACATAacacaacacaggatccaccattcactattggtgatgtcacagctcacctcctgtaccACATTagcgcatgctcagataacacttctaTAGACTGATATTGGGTGTATTGCTGCCCATGTTCTTCTGAAGAACAGGAAGTTGGAGTCTAGCATTAAACTTAGTAACCGATGTGATGGCTGCCATattgtttttattacatttttttttgtgatcTGAAATAAAATCTGAATTAAGGAATGgttaattttctgatgacacattgtaTTTAAAGACCTAGTAcggtttcagcaattttttttttcctgttcctaatggtgctagagatctctgcttgttgtcattATATTGAGCCTGATTTCCTGTGCCCCTCGTGTGATGGCCGCGCTGATCCGCAGCCTGTTACCGTGCTTGTCTGATCCTTACAGCATGGGGGTTTACTCTCTGAAAGTATCGATTTCCAGTCCATGATTGCAAGCAGAGGTTATATGACCcgtgaccacttttttttttttagtttcctgGTGATCATTCACCTCCAGTCGTCTCCTTTTGTTTTCTTTCTCAGCTCGATGAAGAATTATCCGGAGTGGTTGAAGTTGTCGGCAAAGTTACCCCGAAAGCCACAATCCTGGGGGTGTCGTATGTCCCTTTCAGAGAAGACGTGGCTTCTTTTGGTGAGAACAAGGGTCTTTACAGAAACCAAAATAATTTCTTTATGCACTGAGACGCTGCACCGGCCGTGACAATATttagtccctgcggttctgtgcgcCCTTTGTGGTCCTCTGCAGAATCATTCTTGGGATCAATGGGGTCCCAAAGGTTGAAACCCAGGAGGGGGTGGGGGATGGGGCTGTCAACCTTTACacatactttattttatttttaaatcttAACTGCATATATTTAGGCCTAAAAAAAGGCCACCTCTTGGTTTTTATATGCTTTTTGTCTCCTTGTACTTTGTGTTCTGTGGTCCTAAATCAGCAGAGGGGAGCtcggaaaaagacagataaaagcgaAAAAAAACTCTCAATCTGCTGGATCTCGCTGACTGATACTCTATTAATTCATTCTGCAGCCGAAAATTGCCGGTGTAAACACACAGCGCATACAGAATGCACACACTTAATGTTATTTTAATGGAACCCAGTTATAAAAATATTTAGCCTTAAGCACATTTATTAACATTTTTgtttttactcacttatacagcgccattaatttcgcagcgctttaccgacattatcatcgctgtccccatcggggctcacagtctacattccctatcagtatgtctttggaatgtgggaggaaaacggagaacctggaggaaacccagacACATGGGGAGAACGTACAAACTAAAAGAAACACTCATTAACACTTGTAGCCTGTATGCATGTACTCACCGAGCATTCTCCCTTGATTTTCCTCTGCTCCTCTTGAGTCAAGGGACTGATTTTCCATCTCTCTGGGTCAGTGTGCCGTCAGCTGCCTGCATAACATGGCCGACGATCGCAGTGCATGGTCTCTCCATCACCCAGTCCGTGCATCGCGATGCGATAATCGCCCATGTTATTTGGCCATCCGATCGCGCCCTTACACTGGGGTCTATGTGGGAGCTGGATACTGCTCTTACAATGCAGGTCTATGCAGTGTCAGAATGAGGCAACTTGTGGGTCACACAGAGCTGTGATCCTCAGAATCTGATATCAGTCTCGTGCCTCAGAAGGGGCCGATTGGTGGGTATATGTATACACCTACACTAAGCTTAATGTTATTCCATTTAATGGACTCTGCCCTTATAAGGTGTGGGGGGCTGATGTCACAGGGTATCACGATGATGTCATGAGTGGGTGGCGCCTTCCTTCCTCGGTGCACACGCACGCTCCAGTCTTCTCTTTTTTGTGCTAATAGAGCAGAGCTGTCCGGGGGTAAATGATTGGTTGAGTTTGTGGACCTCCGTATACATCGCAGGGTCTGTCCTGACAGTGCAGACATCGATATTGACATTACATGTGTAATTGTAAGGACGCCGGTCACCGTGTGTAAACAGAACACTTTCTTCTTGTCCGTTTTCTCCAGATCTGAACCTTTACGATGAAGCTGTGAAGATAATTCATGAATTTCCTCAGTATTATCCCTTTggacataaaggactggaataagcCTTTTCCTCTTCCGCTCGCTGGTAATCCGGGTTCTGCCACCGTCTGTTTCCAGCAGCGGCTCTGTAAATCTCATCTTCTCATTATAAAtagttattttcttttttttttttaagtttctggTCTGTGTCTGTTTGTGAAGAACATGTATAATCTGTGGGAGCTGACACCCTGACATCTCCCAGGTTGTCGGTGCCACTTCCCCGTCTAGTACACCCATCCTAGTCAGCACGGATTCGCCATACCCGGCCGTCAGCATGGCAGTTACTTTAACACTGCtgtcagtgattgtcagcagcatgCAAATGGGGAGCAAAGAGGTAATCCCAATCTATACGCTTACAGCATCACCACACGATTTGTAACTACCGCAGTCCGGCGAGAGGTGGTCTGAGTAATGGCTACATCCACTACAAGGGACTGGATTTCCATTTGGGCCTTATTCTCCGGAAACATtatggacttattattgttttttttttttttatctaacctCTGAATCTGAGCCTACATTAttgccagcagatgatggctgtcaTACAGCCTGGACCTCAGTCCAACAGCAGCAGCTGAGCTCTTATCACTAATGGCCACATGAGCCGATACCTGTGTAGTCCAGATCCTCCAGGATGGCACAAGCTCAAGAGCGCAGATGACAGGACGGGGGGGGGCAACAACGGGGTGTAGAAAGCCATCAACCCAAAAGCAGGACCAGTATCTCCTACTGTGTGTGATGGGGACTTGAAGGagcattgtatgtacacagtgactgcaccagcagaatagtgagtgcagctctggggtataatacaggatgtaactcaggatcagtaatgtaatgtacaggtccttctcaaaaaattagcatatagtgttaaatttcattatttaccataatgtaatgattacaattaaactttcatatattatagattcattatccaccaactgaaatttgtcaggtcttttattgttttaatactgatgattttggcatacaactcctgaaaacccca
This is a stretch of genomic DNA from Ranitomeya variabilis isolate aRanVar5 chromosome 6, aRanVar5.hap1, whole genome shotgun sequence. It encodes these proteins:
- the RPA3 gene encoding replication protein A 14 kDa subunit, whose product is MGDVSDAPRVRINTSMLAQYIGKPVCFVGRVEKVHPTGTSFTLCDGAGKNATVELAEPLDEELSGVVEVVGKVTPKATILGVSYVPFREDVASFDLNLYDEAVKIIHEFPQYYPFGHKGLE